The proteins below come from a single Limosilactobacillus reuteri genomic window:
- a CDS encoding DUF6681 family protein yields the protein MFSFLDMINSSLSYFNLDVKLKSRIYIIIAFLGDIYLVYVTFRLFMNHVWLRALLYCLAVIGLTYFIYLNFVFYFLEKTSRFDFISPRVAKITGQKFEDGKAKTPLDAQQRLAAELANRSNGLFANADTIPAAVAIDEHEQHNLHRVVDQLLMEGVFINGYDGLSEKEIVEQYQATEKPVTALNSQSVPPYFELVHDELQHRLEIYIGMNQMERRPVGHITKIGLTDVHTAHDKYQLYLATVVVTGGPNKIAGRSGSTILTEEDYGLQVQVAYKQRNNA from the coding sequence ATGTTTAGTTTTCTTGATATGATTAACTCGTCATTGAGTTACTTTAACCTTGACGTAAAGTTAAAGAGTCGTATTTATATCATTATTGCTTTTCTGGGCGATATTTATTTAGTTTATGTTACGTTCCGACTCTTTATGAATCATGTTTGGCTACGGGCATTGTTATATTGCTTAGCAGTGATTGGATTAACATATTTTATCTATCTTAATTTCGTCTTTTACTTTCTTGAAAAGACTTCACGATTTGATTTTATTTCACCGCGTGTCGCAAAGATTACTGGTCAAAAATTTGAGGACGGCAAAGCTAAGACGCCTCTTGATGCACAACAACGACTAGCGGCAGAATTGGCAAACCGGTCAAATGGCTTGTTTGCTAATGCCGACACGATCCCAGCAGCAGTAGCAATTGACGAACATGAACAACATAACTTACACCGTGTTGTTGACCAACTATTAATGGAAGGTGTGTTTATTAACGGCTATGATGGTCTAAGTGAAAAAGAAATCGTTGAACAGTATCAAGCAACTGAAAAACCAGTTACGGCTTTGAATTCACAATCTGTTCCGCCATACTTTGAATTAGTTCATGATGAGTTGCAACACCGTCTTGAAATCTACATCGGGATGAACCAAATGGAACGGCGCCCAGTTGGTCATATTACCAAAATCGGCCTAACCGATGTCCATACTGCTCATGATAAGTATCAATTGTATCTTGCAACAGTAGTTGTTACTGGGGGCCCGAATAAGATTGCTGGGCGAAGCGGTTCAACAATTTTAACGGAAGAAGATTATGGACTACAAGTTCAAGTAGCTTATAAACAACGAAATAATGCTTAA
- a CDS encoding MFS transporter, with translation MEYTKKNYKKAPLSSIHFRIYFALALGQIACGFALGISGTALSQATDYINITDFWVGLIGAGSLIGLAGSALMGKIADQFGRRRMLMLDMYLFSIFSLLQLVTMNLIILFILRILIGLMIAIDYTVGNALLVEWLPAKESGRLQSQLIIYWTIGFITSYIAGILVTGFGAHNWQVILASSVVPGLMAAIYRSIFRIPASPSWLASQGKNKTAQKLIQKHLGKKWGLSLKQIRSKKPKDVSLKTLFNPPYRRKTIVGGLFYACQAFSFFGISIFLPILLKSMNLGNNNLSGIIYNSCVLIGVIFGSLIFKILSRRMFLVRTFFLSAAALILLIIGNNFSPFFQISVFAIFAIVLSSGLVLDYPYPTELFDVKVRASGVGTCITISRFGAASGTFLLPILTHLGGPILAMLVCTLVLLIGGTICLLWAPETSPKYI, from the coding sequence ATGGAATATACAAAGAAGAATTACAAAAAAGCACCTTTATCATCAATTCACTTTCGAATATATTTTGCCCTCGCTCTTGGACAAATTGCTTGTGGTTTTGCTCTTGGAATTAGTGGAACTGCCCTTTCCCAAGCAACCGATTATATCAATATTACCGACTTTTGGGTTGGCCTAATTGGTGCTGGGAGTTTAATTGGACTCGCTGGGAGTGCTTTAATGGGTAAAATCGCTGACCAATTTGGCCGGCGAAGAATGTTGATGCTCGATATGTATCTTTTTTCTATATTTTCTCTTTTACAATTAGTAACAATGAATCTTATTATCCTGTTTATCTTACGGATTTTAATTGGTTTAATGATTGCCATTGACTATACTGTTGGGAATGCTCTATTGGTAGAATGGTTACCAGCAAAAGAAAGCGGACGCCTACAAAGCCAACTAATCATTTATTGGACAATTGGCTTTATTACTTCATACATCGCGGGAATTTTAGTAACAGGGTTTGGTGCTCATAATTGGCAAGTTATCCTTGCATCAAGTGTCGTTCCGGGACTGATGGCTGCAATCTATCGGTCAATCTTCCGAATTCCTGCATCTCCGAGCTGGTTAGCAAGTCAAGGGAAAAATAAAACTGCTCAAAAACTAATTCAAAAACATCTCGGGAAAAAATGGGGATTATCATTAAAACAAATTCGTAGTAAAAAGCCAAAAGATGTCTCTCTTAAAACCCTATTTAATCCCCCTTATCGCCGAAAAACCATTGTTGGTGGCTTATTCTATGCTTGTCAGGCATTTTCATTTTTCGGTATCAGTATCTTCTTACCAATTCTCCTAAAAAGTATGAATCTTGGTAATAACAACCTCTCTGGGATTATCTATAATAGTTGCGTCCTTATCGGCGTAATTTTCGGTAGTTTAATCTTCAAGATTCTTAGCAGGCGGATGTTTTTGGTAAGAACATTTTTCCTTTCAGCAGCAGCCCTTATCTTATTAATAATTGGCAATAACTTTTCACCTTTCTTCCAAATTAGCGTTTTTGCGATCTTTGCGATAGTCTTATCTTCAGGACTTGTCCTTGATTATCCATATCCAACAGAACTATTTGATGTTAAGGTTCGAGCCAGTGGAGTTGGTACTTGTATCACTATCAGTCGTTTTGGGGCTGCTAGTGGAACATTCTTATTACCAATCTTAACTCATCTTGGTGGTCCCATTTTAGCAATGCTAGTTTGTACTCTTGTTTTACTTATAGGTGGTACTATCTGTCTTTTATGGGCACCTGAAACTTCACCAAAATATATTTAA
- a CDS encoding guanylate kinase, with protein sequence MKNNKYVFIVTGAAGSGKTTVANYLQNHYDMHRVITHTTRLPRPGEQDGVDYHFETPSSLKKLHLLEQVTYDQFQYGSSLEGLAEGWKQGENDVIVLDTAGAITYHHQLGAQAVIIFLTVTHMASLAKRMTLRGDKLSAIRSRLHSKEYHRDLALPAALKGIAHVVVNDQWKNTKQQIDIIVRQILSKKN encoded by the coding sequence ATGAAAAATAATAAGTATGTGTTTATTGTGACAGGGGCAGCGGGGTCCGGCAAAACAACTGTCGCTAACTATCTTCAAAATCATTATGATATGCACCGGGTAATTACCCATACGACCCGGCTGCCACGTCCGGGAGAACAAGATGGGGTAGACTATCATTTTGAAACACCATCTTCCCTGAAGAAACTCCATTTACTTGAGCAAGTAACTTATGACCAGTTTCAATATGGTTCTTCATTAGAAGGCTTAGCAGAAGGATGGAAACAAGGGGAAAATGATGTGATTGTTCTTGACACAGCTGGTGCGATTACTTACCATCACCAACTTGGTGCCCAAGCAGTTATTATTTTCTTGACCGTTACCCATATGGCTTCTTTAGCTAAGCGAATGACACTGCGGGGCGATAAATTGAGTGCGATTCGTTCTCGTTTACATAGCAAAGAGTATCACCGTGATCTTGCTTTACCAGCGGCTTTAAAAGGGATCGCGCATGTCGTAGTTAATGACCAGTGGAAAAATACCAAACAACAAATAGATATAATTGTTAGGCAGATATTATCCAAAAAGAACTAA
- a CDS encoding APC family permease produces the protein MSLNIMRKESLDRYLGEDKLFVKSMNARDLMAIGIGTVIGTGIFILPGTIAANSAGPGVSLSFLFSAIVCALAAMCYAEFASALPVAGSAYSYGNVVFGEFLGWLLGWALVLEYMLAVASVSTGWAAYFNTLLEGFGIHLPKALSGPFDPAHGTYINIVAVVIVLLITVMLARGMQSSLRINNIAVFLKIAIILIFIIVGFFFIKPKNYHPFLPYHMKGVIHGATIGFFAYLGFDCVSSSAAEVKNPKRNMPLGIIGTLAVATILYTGVAVVLTGMVKYTKLDVANPVAFALQMVHQDWLAELLSIGALIGMFTMMVSMIYSSSRLIYAIGRDGLLPSFLGKLDKKSHSPQVALWIVAIIIAIMGGLVSLDQLTSLVNIGTLFAFMLVSFGIIPLRKRKDIGNRGGFKVPLYPVLPILSGLTCLGMMTQLQKETYIGAAIWFGIGIIIYFTYGYWHSKLADKN, from the coding sequence ATGAGCTTAAACATTATGCGAAAAGAAAGTCTCGATCGGTATCTTGGTGAAGACAAGCTTTTCGTTAAATCAATGAATGCTCGTGATCTCATGGCAATTGGGATCGGTACTGTTATTGGTACTGGGATTTTCATTCTTCCTGGAACAATTGCCGCAAATTCAGCTGGACCAGGAGTGTCATTGTCATTTCTGTTTTCAGCGATTGTCTGTGCGCTAGCTGCAATGTGTTATGCTGAGTTTGCTTCTGCATTACCGGTTGCTGGGAGTGCCTACTCATACGGAAATGTAGTGTTTGGTGAATTCCTTGGCTGGTTGCTGGGATGGGCATTAGTTCTTGAATACATGTTAGCTGTTGCTTCTGTTTCAACAGGTTGGGCAGCCTACTTCAATACATTGCTTGAAGGATTTGGTATTCATCTCCCTAAAGCGCTATCGGGTCCATTTGATCCAGCCCATGGTACCTACATAAATATCGTGGCGGTTGTAATTGTTCTTTTGATTACAGTAATGCTTGCACGGGGGATGCAATCTTCACTGCGTATCAACAACATTGCTGTTTTCCTTAAGATTGCAATTATCTTGATCTTTATTATTGTTGGTTTCTTCTTCATCAAGCCCAAAAATTACCATCCATTCCTTCCATACCACATGAAGGGTGTGATTCACGGGGCAACGATCGGTTTCTTTGCTTACCTTGGTTTCGACTGTGTTTCCAGTTCGGCTGCCGAAGTTAAGAATCCTAAACGAAATATGCCTCTAGGAATTATTGGGACACTTGCTGTTGCAACAATCTTATATACTGGTGTTGCCGTAGTCCTAACTGGGATGGTTAAGTACACCAAACTTGACGTTGCCAATCCAGTGGCGTTCGCCTTACAGATGGTTCATCAAGACTGGTTGGCAGAATTATTGTCAATTGGGGCTTTGATCGGAATGTTCACAATGATGGTTTCAATGATCTATTCTAGTTCTCGTTTGATCTATGCAATTGGTCGTGACGGTCTGCTTCCTTCATTCTTAGGAAAGCTTGATAAAAAGAGCCACTCGCCACAAGTTGCATTATGGATCGTGGCGATTATTATCGCTATCATGGGCGGACTTGTTTCTCTTGATCAACTTACAAGTTTAGTTAACATCGGAACTTTATTTGCTTTCATGCTCGTTTCATTTGGGATTATTCCGCTTCGTAAGCGAAAGGATATCGGTAATCGTGGAGGCTTTAAGGTGCCCCTCTACCCTGTGCTTCCAATTCTTTCTGGTCTCACCTGCCTTGGCATGATGACCCAGTTGCAAAAAGAAACATATATTGGAGCAGCAATTTGGTTTGGAATCGGAATTATCATCTACTTCACTTACGGCTACTGGCACAGTAAGTTAGCAGATAAGAATTAA
- a CDS encoding TetR/AcrR family transcriptional regulator: MRVTRTIRDFENALITLLEKNSFESLTVDQICKEALMHRSSFYRYFSDKYDLLEQTLNAQINKLTENTDSEDDIIKQLLSYIDKNKDVIRHLAPNSARSSLYTEILNILSQVLLERRNLETNDPIVTALQKSDNPEMLAYVLSGAIIGTFYWWQGNNYDVPTEDVIKFARAATKSLTN, encoded by the coding sequence ATGCGTGTTACGAGAACTATTCGTGACTTTGAAAATGCATTGATAACGTTATTAGAGAAAAATTCTTTTGAAAGTTTGACGGTTGATCAAATTTGTAAAGAAGCATTGATGCACCGGAGCAGTTTTTATCGCTATTTTAGTGATAAGTACGATCTCTTAGAGCAAACGTTAAATGCACAAATTAATAAATTGACGGAGAATACGGATTCTGAAGATGACATTATTAAGCAATTATTATCATACATTGATAAAAATAAAGATGTTATCCGTCATTTAGCACCTAATAGTGCACGGAGCTCTTTGTATACCGAAATTTTAAATATTTTAAGTCAGGTTCTTTTAGAGCGGCGCAATCTTGAGACTAATGATCCAATTGTAACGGCGCTGCAAAAGTCTGATAATCCCGAGATGCTTGCTTATGTATTGAGTGGCGCTATTATCGGGACCTTTTACTGGTGGCAAGGCAATAATTATGATGTACCAACTGAGGACGTTATTAAGTTTGCGAGAGCAGCTACCAAGTCATTAACAAACTAA
- a CDS encoding PspC domain-containing protein gives MAKTKKHLTKSKDKVFLGVFGGIADYFGLDETLVRIIGILIFVFTGFFPLGVFYLLAALVMPEYNGNKTNNDDNIVDGEFREK, from the coding sequence ATGGCAAAAACTAAAAAACATTTAACTAAATCCAAAGATAAAGTATTTCTTGGTGTCTTTGGGGGTATCGCTGACTACTTTGGTCTTGACGAAACCCTCGTTCGGATAATCGGAATTCTCATTTTCGTCTTTACTGGCTTTTTCCCGCTAGGAGTCTTCTACCTCTTAGCTGCCCTCGTAATGCCTGAATATAATGGCAATAAGACAAACAATGATGACAATATCGTCGACGGTGAATTCAGAGAAAAATAA
- a CDS encoding bis(5'-nucleosyl)-tetraphosphatase produces MAIEVTSGAVVYRQGENGIEYLLLESQNKGHFWGFPKGHVEGNESLKETAIREIKEETQLELSIDTSFKVYTEYDLPNGNHKQMTLYTAELDNKEDIHLQVEEIKNCGWFNYQDARERLTYENLKELLDQVNDHLK; encoded by the coding sequence ATGGCAATTGAAGTTACTAGTGGCGCAGTTGTATATCGTCAAGGCGAAAATGGAATTGAGTATTTACTCTTAGAAAGTCAAAATAAGGGACACTTCTGGGGATTCCCGAAAGGTCACGTTGAAGGCAATGAATCACTAAAAGAAACAGCAATTCGTGAAATAAAAGAAGAAACGCAATTAGAATTATCGATTGATACCAGCTTTAAGGTGTATACCGAATACGACTTACCAAATGGCAATCATAAACAAATGACCCTTTATACTGCCGAATTAGATAATAAGGAAGACATTCACCTGCAAGTAGAAGAGATTAAGAATTGTGGATGGTTCAACTATCAAGATGCTCGTGAACGGTTAACCTACGAGAATTTAAAAGAACTGTTAGATCAAGTTAACGATCATTTAAAATAA
- a CDS encoding sugar-binding transcriptional regulator: MNDKNKIELALKVATLYYRDGWNQSDIATELNISRATVSRLLQFGRDRGLVTIKIHNPVAPLHQLEVDLLAKYPSLHKIIIVPGTDDPLEEVGAAGAKYIEQVVEDKDIIGLGWGKTVYQVGLHLKPKDVTGITVVQMKGSMANTNTRNYAFETVNIFANAFNTVPQYLPLPVIFDHAKTRELVANDTHIKHILKLGEQSNIAVFTVGTVRDSALLFKLGYFTKQEQLTLQHEAVGDVFSRFIDSKGQIVNEDINQRTIGIALPELRKKKHSILVAANVAKVPAVHGVLTAGYANTLVIDQESANSLVNFLN; this comes from the coding sequence ATGAATGATAAAAATAAGATTGAATTAGCGCTAAAAGTAGCAACCTTATATTATCGTGATGGATGGAACCAAAGCGATATTGCAACTGAACTAAATATTTCCCGGGCAACAGTGTCACGATTATTACAATTTGGTCGGGATCGAGGATTAGTAACCATTAAAATTCATAATCCGGTTGCTCCGCTTCACCAGTTGGAAGTAGACTTACTCGCTAAATATCCATCATTGCATAAAATTATTATTGTTCCAGGCACGGATGATCCACTTGAAGAAGTTGGCGCAGCGGGTGCTAAATATATCGAACAAGTCGTAGAAGATAAAGACATTATTGGCTTAGGCTGGGGAAAAACCGTCTATCAAGTAGGATTGCATTTGAAACCTAAAGACGTTACTGGTATTACTGTTGTTCAAATGAAAGGCAGTATGGCAAATACTAATACGCGAAATTATGCGTTTGAAACGGTTAATATCTTTGCCAATGCTTTTAATACCGTTCCACAGTATTTGCCGTTACCAGTTATCTTTGATCATGCAAAGACACGTGAATTAGTTGCTAATGATACCCACATCAAACATATTTTGAAATTAGGGGAGCAGTCTAATATCGCTGTTTTCACAGTGGGGACAGTACGTGACTCAGCATTGTTATTTAAATTAGGTTATTTCACCAAGCAGGAGCAATTAACGTTGCAACATGAGGCGGTAGGGGATGTTTTCTCTCGTTTCATTGATAGCAAGGGCCAGATAGTAAATGAAGATATTAATCAACGAACAATTGGGATTGCGCTCCCAGAGTTGCGAAAGAAAAAACACAGTATTTTAGTAGCAGCAAATGTTGCTAAGGTACCAGCAGTGCATGGTGTTTTAACTGCTGGTTATGCAAATACATTGGTTATTGATCAGGAGAGTGCGAATAGCCTAGTTAATTTTTTAAATTAA
- a CDS encoding response regulator transcription factor, protein MKILVVDDDKEIVQLLEIYIRNEGYEPISAYDGKEALTKLNTNPDIGLIILDLMMPEIDGMDVIKRVRKDSDIPILVLSAKTADMDKIQGLITGADDYVTKPFNPLEVMARVKSLLRRSQGEVTNDQPDILNVGPLLINKDSHEVKTIKGDVIQLTALEFGILYLLASHPNRVFSADDIFERVWQQESVVSAKTVMVHVSHLRDKIEEATNGEKVIQTVWGVGYKVEDH, encoded by the coding sequence ATGAAAATTCTAGTTGTTGATGATGATAAAGAAATTGTTCAATTACTTGAAATTTACATCCGAAATGAAGGATATGAGCCAATTTCTGCTTACGACGGAAAAGAAGCGTTGACAAAGCTAAATACTAATCCTGATATCGGTCTGATTATTCTTGACTTAATGATGCCAGAAATCGATGGAATGGATGTAATTAAGCGGGTGCGGAAAGATTCTGATATTCCAATTTTAGTGCTTTCAGCTAAGACGGCAGATATGGATAAGATACAAGGTTTAATCACTGGTGCGGACGATTATGTTACTAAGCCATTTAATCCGCTTGAAGTAATGGCACGAGTTAAATCATTACTTCGTCGGAGCCAAGGAGAAGTGACAAATGATCAACCAGATATTCTTAATGTTGGCCCATTATTAATCAATAAAGATTCTCACGAGGTTAAGACGATTAAAGGGGATGTAATTCAATTAACAGCCCTTGAATTTGGTATCTTATACTTACTCGCCAGTCACCCTAATCGTGTTTTCTCAGCAGATGACATTTTTGAGCGGGTATGGCAACAAGAAAGTGTCGTATCAGCCAAAACAGTCATGGTTCACGTGAGTCATTTGCGGGATAAAATTGAAGAAGCAACTAACGGTGAAAAGGTTATTCAAACTGTTTGGGGTGTTGGTTATAAGGTGGAAGACCACTAA
- a CDS encoding sensor histidine kinase yields the protein MKLTGREKSSLILEGVVTVILLLLLNMAIIVIIQDAIQSNPGVTNGIFMIKQSLKIGPLQAQIWSYQRILIAFLVIIDVWVVWWRLRRRYHLYQMDHIIAELHYIAQGHLDHRIPFRLKGNQQHVITSVNALVDSAVRSMDDERKIEKSKDELITNVSHDLRTPLTSIIGYLGLIEDKQYRSEEDILKYTHTAYEKAKQMKTLVDDLFEYTKVQQHGAPVNIMKIDLNQLIEQLTASFELEAQHRGIEITSSVIPNPLMIEADPEKLGRVFNNLVSNAFKYGNGASYIRINARQENDMVVVKVANDGTPIPEKALDHLFERFYRAEASRSRATGGTGLGLAIVKSIVDLHHGSVKVTSNEDETAFIVTLPLKQEVKETNQKSSRR from the coding sequence GTGAAGTTAACGGGGCGTGAAAAGAGTTCGCTTATTTTAGAAGGGGTAGTAACGGTTATCTTATTGTTATTGCTGAATATGGCGATTATCGTAATTATTCAAGATGCCATTCAGTCAAATCCGGGAGTAACCAATGGAATCTTTATGATTAAGCAATCATTGAAGATTGGTCCTCTTCAAGCACAAATATGGAGCTATCAGCGGATCTTAATTGCCTTTTTAGTAATTATTGATGTGTGGGTGGTATGGTGGCGATTGCGTCGCCGATACCACCTTTATCAGATGGATCATATTATCGCGGAATTACACTATATTGCGCAGGGACATTTGGATCATCGGATTCCGTTTCGGCTAAAAGGGAATCAACAGCATGTTATTACTAGTGTAAATGCATTAGTTGATAGTGCGGTGCGTTCAATGGATGATGAACGGAAGATTGAAAAGTCAAAAGATGAACTGATTACTAATGTGAGCCATGATTTACGGACGCCATTGACTAGTATTATTGGCTACTTGGGATTGATTGAAGATAAGCAGTATCGTAGTGAGGAAGATATTCTAAAATACACCCATACTGCTTATGAGAAAGCTAAGCAAATGAAGACCTTGGTGGATGATTTGTTTGAATATACAAAAGTTCAGCAACATGGGGCACCAGTAAATATTATGAAAATCGATCTTAACCAGTTAATTGAACAGTTAACGGCAAGTTTTGAATTAGAAGCCCAGCACCGCGGAATCGAAATTACTTCCTCAGTTATTCCTAATCCTTTAATGATTGAGGCGGATCCGGAGAAGCTTGGTCGAGTTTTTAATAATTTAGTTTCAAATGCCTTTAAATATGGCAATGGTGCAAGTTACATTCGGATCAATGCCCGGCAAGAAAATGATATGGTGGTCGTCAAAGTTGCTAATGATGGTACACCAATTCCTGAAAAAGCACTTGACCACCTATTTGAGCGTTTCTACCGCGCAGAAGCTTCCCGTTCACGAGCTACTGGTGGAACGGGATTAGGTTTAGCGATTGTCAAAAGCATTGTTGATCTTCATCATGGGAGCGTCAAGGTTACTTCAAATGAAGACGAAACAGCATTTATTGTTACATTACCTTTAAAACAAGAAGTTAAAGAAACCAACCAAAAATCGAGTAGGAGATAA
- a CDS encoding transcriptional repressor has protein sequence MEKLIDQAQTIIKDHRLRWTKQRKMMIESVARHPDRYFNIVEIDQYLREQFPGLSHDTIYRNFKEFEKLGIVELRQQHDQMQVKYSCDFTHHHHFICDICGRVQEIQMPPIDKKFFEKQLPGVKITGHRFELHGICAQCQKKSLQ, from the coding sequence TTGGAGAAATTAATTGATCAAGCACAGACCATTATTAAAGACCATCGTTTGCGGTGGACTAAGCAACGTAAAATGATGATTGAATCAGTTGCGCGACATCCTGATCGTTACTTTAATATTGTAGAAATTGACCAATATCTTCGAGAACAATTCCCTGGATTAAGTCACGATACTATTTATCGAAATTTTAAAGAATTTGAGAAATTGGGCATTGTCGAATTGCGTCAACAGCATGATCAGATGCAGGTTAAATATTCGTGTGATTTTACCCATCACCACCACTTTATTTGTGATATTTGCGGACGAGTTCAAGAAATTCAAATGCCACCAATTGATAAGAAATTCTTTGAGAAGCAGTTGCCAGGAGTTAAAATCACTGGGCATCGGTTTGAATTGCACGGGATATGTGCCCAATGCCAGAAAAAATCTTTACAATAA
- the guaB gene encoding IMP dehydrogenase, whose product MSNWDTKFAKKGLTFDDVLLIPAESHVLPNEVDLSTQLADNLKLHIPLISAGMDTVTEGPMAIAMALQGGLGVVHKNMSIQAQAGEVANVKSVVVPAGATKAAVDDNNRLLVAAAVGVTSDTFERAEALLKAGADAIVIDTAHGHSAGVLRKIAEIREHFPDATLIAGNVATGEATRALFDAGVDVVKVGIGPGSICTTRVVAGVGVPQITAIYDAASVAREYNKPIIADGGIKYSGDVVKALAAGGNAVMLGSMLSGTTEAPGEVFEDNGKKYKAYRGMGSVGAMAQAHGSSDRYFQGGVNEANKLVPEGIEARVEYKGDVSDIVFQIDGGLRSGMGYVGASDIPTLIEKAQFVQITNAGLIESHPHDVQITRSAPNYK is encoded by the coding sequence ATGTCAAATTGGGACACGAAATTTGCCAAGAAGGGCTTAACCTTCGATGATGTATTACTTATTCCAGCTGAAAGTCATGTATTACCAAATGAAGTTGACTTGAGTACACAGTTAGCTGATAATTTGAAGCTTCATATTCCGTTGATTAGTGCCGGAATGGATACTGTTACTGAAGGACCAATGGCGATTGCAATGGCCTTACAAGGTGGCTTAGGGGTTGTTCACAAAAACATGTCAATCCAAGCCCAAGCAGGAGAAGTAGCTAATGTAAAGAGCGTAGTCGTACCTGCAGGAGCAACTAAGGCTGCAGTTGATGATAATAATCGTTTATTAGTTGCTGCAGCAGTTGGGGTTACTAGTGATACTTTTGAACGTGCTGAAGCCCTTTTGAAGGCGGGCGCAGATGCTATCGTTATTGATACAGCTCATGGACATTCAGCAGGTGTTCTTCGTAAGATCGCAGAAATTCGCGAACACTTCCCAGACGCAACTTTAATTGCCGGTAATGTTGCTACTGGTGAAGCTACTCGCGCTTTGTTTGATGCTGGTGTTGATGTTGTAAAAGTTGGTATCGGTCCTGGTTCAATTTGTACTACTCGGGTGGTCGCTGGAGTTGGTGTTCCGCAAATTACTGCTATTTATGACGCTGCTAGTGTTGCTCGTGAATATAACAAGCCAATTATTGCCGATGGAGGTATTAAGTACTCTGGTGACGTTGTAAAAGCTCTTGCTGCTGGTGGTAATGCAGTAATGCTTGGTAGTATGCTTTCTGGTACTACGGAAGCACCTGGCGAAGTTTTTGAAGACAATGGCAAGAAGTACAAGGCTTATCGTGGAATGGGTTCTGTTGGTGCAATGGCTCAAGCACATGGTTCCTCCGACCGTTACTTCCAAGGTGGGGTAAATGAAGCTAATAAGCTTGTTCCGGAAGGTATTGAAGCTCGGGTAGAATACAAGGGCGATGTTTCTGATATTGTTTTCCAAATTGATGGTGGCCTTCGTTCAGGAATGGGTTATGTTGGTGCTAGTGATATTCCAACATTGATCGAAAAAGCCCAATTTGTCCAAATTACTAATGCAGGACTTATCGAGTCACATCCTCATGATGTCCAAATTACTCGTAGTGCACCTAACTATAAATAA